CGACTTCTTCACCGACCGGAGTATCGAGGATATCTCACATATTGAGATTGTTGATCTGAAAAAGGACAAACCGAAGAAAAAAATGGAGATGCTCTTTTCGCCCAATTTCACTATTGTTGACTCTAAAGGCAAGTCCCTGGAAATTACAGATTTGAGCGGCTACCCACAGATCGAAACATTCACAAAAGAAGTGGGCGACGGCAGAGGCTACCATGGATTGAAGCAGTTCACCGGCGTATCCCTCCGTGACCTGCTCAAGAAAGCAGGCGTTGGTTCAGAGACGGACACTGTCTTTCTTGTTTCCTCTCCTGACGGTTATCAGGCAACCTTTTCCTATGGAGAGGTATTTCTTGCGCCCGGAGGTGAGAGAATCATCGTTGCAGATAAAATCGGCCAGAAACCTTTGAAGGACGGCGGCAGATTTCTCCTTCTTCCTCCTGATGACCTGGCAGCAGACAGAGATGTAAAAGCAGTGAATAAAATAGAGATAATTTCTATGGACAGTATAAAAAAAGAAAAGGGGAAATAGAAGTAGTGAACAGAGGGTTCCATTTCAATCTCTACGAGACCGAATGTATTGAACAATATCGGAGTGTAATCCATGTCTGACCTGGCCTTATCAGGACTGGATATTCGGACGCCTTCTCTGGCACACCATCCTCAGTGGAGGAAGTGTTTCCTCGTTGCGGTGGCACTACATCTGGCAATTCTGTCCATTCCCATATCAAAACTCGGCGGCTACTACGGTAGGGATAGTAGGGAGATTGAGGTTTCCGTCATACCGGAACCCACCCCTGTAGCGACGGTCCCGCCGGTAAAACCGATCTCTCGGCCTGTTCAGCCATTGAAGATAGAAAAAATTAAGAACCCACCGCCAAGCCGTCCCGAAGGAAAAAAAACCGCCGAAGAGCCGCAGAAAATCGTTTCCCCTGATCTGGTTCCATCAAGAGAAATGGTTCAGGTGGGACCGGGTTCGGGCGGTGTGGCCATTGTCGGCGGAACAGGAACAGGTGCAACCCTCTCCGGGTCTGCCGGAGAACCGGGAGGATCAGGCTCAGGACTGGGCCGACGCGGTGTAGGAGGCGGCGGGGGTGGAACAGGCCCCGTGGAGTCGCAATTCGGCACCGGAGACGGACCTCAATGGGCCTATCAGGAGAAACCTGTCTATCCTTACGCTGCTCAAAGGTTGGGAAAGAAAGGAAGAGTCGTTCTAAAACTCACTATAGACGAGAAAGGAAACCTTACTAAAACTGAAGTGATGGAAGCCACGGATCAGATCTTCGTCTCCGCCGTTCTTGATGCAGCTCGAAGATCAAAGTTCCGCCCTGCGCGGAGAAACGGCGTGCCTTTTGCCGCTTGGGCCACTTGGCCTGTCACTTTCAGTCTCGGCGATCATTCGTGACGTGGCCGGAATATCAATTGCAGAAAGTATTTTCAAAACACGGTGGTGTGCCTGGCCGGAGTCTATCCGGCTGCGGTACTTAACAAAGTAATGCTCAACAGGCTCCTCACGGGGCCAGGGAAGGAGAACTATAATGTGGTATATGCTTGTCAAAGGCGGGTGGATGATGATCCCGCTGGCTGTCTGTTCACTCGTGGCCGTCACCATCATCATCGATCGTTTCATGTTTTTCAAACGCATCAGCGTGGCTCACAGGGCTGAAGAGGTAATCGGCCTCGTTCGGAAAGGACGCACAGACGAAGCACTCAGCATCGTCGACGAGACGGCCGGCGTCTCAGGAGTCTTGGTGCTGCCGCTCATGAAGGTATTTTCAGCGGGTATTACGCACCGATCCGAACCGGCCGGTGCCATGGAGGCGGCAGGAATTGCCGAGCTCTCCATGATGAGGCGGGGATTGGTGGCTCTCGATACTATTATTACCCTCTCACCGCTTCTGGGTCTCT
Above is a window of Pseudomonadota bacterium DNA encoding:
- a CDS encoding TonB family protein, which gives rise to MSDLALSGLDIRTPSLAHHPQWRKCFLVAVALHLAILSIPISKLGGYYGRDSREIEVSVIPEPTPVATVPPVKPISRPVQPLKIEKIKNPPPSRPEGKKTAEEPQKIVSPDLVPSREMVQVGPGSGGVAIVGGTGTGATLSGSAGEPGGSGSGLGRRGVGGGGGGTGPVESQFGTGDGPQWAYQEKPVYPYAAQRLGKKGRVVLKLTIDEKGNLTKTEVMEATDQIFVSAVLDAARRSKFRPARRNGVPFAAWATWPVTFSLGDHS
- a CDS encoding MotA/TolQ/ExbB proton channel family protein, translated to MWYMLVKGGWMMIPLAVCSLVAVTIIIDRFMFFKRISVAHRAEEVIGLVRKGRTDEALSIVDETAGVSGVLVLPLMKVFSAGITHRSEPAGAMEAAGIAELSMMRRGLVALDTIITLSPLLGLLGTIIGMISSFNIMATTGLGQPHAVTGGIAEALIATASGITVAVITLVPYNYFLARVEREADVIETYATRLELALNAAPKEQVQ